From the genome of Nicotiana tabacum cultivar K326 chromosome 17, ASM71507v2, whole genome shotgun sequence:
CCGTAAAAGTTTACTGTATGACAAAAGATGATACGGATTCTTGAATCGATTTTACTATCTATGAACTCCCTGTTGTATTTTCTGATTATTTTGTCTATCAAGGGCAAGGAAGAGTTGCAGTGATTCGTCACTTATCAACCCGTCAACTTGGAGAAATGCttttaaattttgcatacaagagGTGCAGAATTGAAAGATAACCCGCTAACTACCAAATAAGTGCTTTAATCATTTCCATACCATTTAAATGTGAAGTTACTATAACTTCATTGACAAGGCAATAATACAAATTATGAATTTCAGATATTCATATCTCTAGACAACTGATCGCAAGAGGTGATAGCAAAAGCTGATTTTGTAAAGTTCGACCACACATTTAGACCATTTAAAGCCAATTCAAGCATCAAACTAATACTTCAATGGTATGTTTTTGAACCACACCAAGCGCAGGTTTTGTTTCTTAAAAATGAAATTTTACTCACGGTGGGAGAGCAAGCACAGGGGATACGATATTCATCACGGTCAGACGTAACATTTATGACTCCATTCTCCAAAAGCAAAAGTTTAATCATTTATATAAGATAATCTTTTCCTTTTGGCACTTGCTTGGTGGCTGAGTTAAATTTAATGATGACTAACCCTCCAAATGATAACCAATATAGCACCACCTTCTAATGGCATTATACCAGGATTATCTTCTATAGgattacaacaacaacccagtataatcccactagtggggtttggggagggtagtgtgtacgcagaccttacccataccctggggtagagaggttgtttccgataaatTCTCGGCTCCCCCCCTCCAAGAACTACCCACCTTGCTcgtggggtgactcgaactcacaacctcttggttggaagtagaGGGTGCTTATcactagagcaactcactcttgtcAATTATCTTCTATAGGATTAAACATTAAAAATGTATGTTACAACTTCTGGTTCCTCATTCTCCTAAAGGAAACAGCCGCAATCACGTAAATGAAGAAAAACACAAGATTTCAGGTTATCACAAACTAGAGCCATGGACCACAAACTGTTCAGCCTTCAGCTCAAAGGGAAGTGACAAAATTTCCTATCTTCCCAACGGATGACTGACCCGCATGATTCGAGCAGCCTTCCAATATTTTGTTTGCCAATGGGTAAGCATTCATGGGACGGATAGCAAAGCACATATTGAACAAACACCCAAGAAAAAATTACAGGGAGAAAAAGAAGGAGAGTAGCAATAGCGGGGAATATTGGGTAGTCTTGGCAAGTTTATGGTATAACGGTAGAGCATGGCGTATGCGCCCCCTCTTCCCCAAGTTATCCATGTCTTCGTACTCTACCAtaaggaaaatgaagccctctaATTTAGTTACTTCCTTTAGCTGAGCAACTTAAAATGTTAATGTATACATTACTGTAATTTTGTCAAATTTATTAATGCAACTGTTGAGAGGTTTTCGGCAGCTTGTGAAAGCACAGTAAATCGTTAACCACATCAGTTAATACTGCTACAGAAAATAAAACATGAATAGTTTTCCCCAGAAGGTTTTGGTAATTGCTTCCAGTACAATAGCATATAAAGGGcaagctcaacatcaacacaaagTCAAACAAAACATCTATTTGATAGCTATATAATGCAAAGGATATCATAATTACCTTGCCACATACTGGACAGTTGTCACTTCTCTCCATCCACTCATATATGCAACCCAAGTGGAAATGGTGAGAACATTTTGTcattatttttgggttttcttctGTATATTCTGAAACAGAGAGTATCATCATGAACATGAAATTAATAGTCAAGATATTCCTGAATTTTGGTAAACAGTTAACTAAACTATTAAATGGAAACCAAACTGTTTAAGAAGACCTAAATTATAGGAGCGACTACTGTACTATTTTTCCTATTGCCCGCTAGAAAGAATATTGTCTACCTACGATACTAGAGGGGAGAGGGCGAGATATGGAAATGTTTTACAGTTATTTTAGCAGATGGAGTGCATAGATTACTCTGTAATGAAGTGCAATAAGATGGATCAGAAAACACCTGAAGCATAGATTACTCTGTAATGAAGTACAATAAGATGGAGTGCATAGATTACTCTGTAATGAAGTGCAATAAGATGGATCAGAAAAGACCTGAAGCATGATCTACCTTCGAGACATGTCGGGCAGACATCTTCATCTTCTGAAGAATAACAAATTTGAGTAAATTCAGTAGTTGTTTTAGCTGTTGAGATTTTCAATGATTTGGAATTGTATTCTTTTGATCCTTCTTCACATGCAGACTCCTTCCATTTACTACCCGTACTCAGAAATTCGGAATCATCATCAATATCACTTCTTCGTAGTGGTTCAGTTTCCTCAAGCGAGTGACTTGACCCTTTCTCCCTTCTTGAGACTAGTCCATCTCGTTGCAAGCGGAAGTATCTGGGATCGGCATCGTAaggaagtggtctcggaggagaGCGGTATATATCAGATAGTGAGTTATCAAGGGATGCTGTAGAACTCAAAGATGTTGTACCTTGAGTTGATGAAGGAATGGCATGTTGTTCTCCTCTATGAAACAATGATGTATACTGCACAAGAAAAGATGGAGTGCTCTAAGTTCTATGGCAAATGAAGGAGAGTGATTATTATTGCTGTAAGATAATGGGTTTACATATTTAAGTCTAGATAATAAATACTGaaatgattttgcagtatttaaTTCTTCATGTTCCATTCATGAACTTTTGATGAACAGTCACAGAGAATCATAAAGTTGTCTCATTGCCAGTGAAGTCTTTGCAATGCCATGGAGGAGTCTTATGGACAAGGCTTTCCGAATTTATGCAATTTCTTCCTAACAGTAGGAGTTGGCTACCATCTTCTTGAGCTTTTGCAAACAAACTGCCACCGAGCTAATTAACTTTAGCTAAAAATTCAATGCAGTTCTATTTCACACgaagtcaaagaaaataagaCTAAGTCTGTCTACTAAAGGCACTTAAATGAGAGTTTCCGATAGTAGACTGCCACCTTATCAGTTCACATATCAAAATGTTGCTAAAATTTTGAATTATGTGCTCAAGTAGCAGAGGAACGATGACAAGTTCAATTTGAACCACTCTTAATTAGATCAGTAGACACATAGATTGACTATACAAAGAAAAGTTAAAAGTGAAATCACGTGGAAGAAGATTAATTGCAATGGGATGAAATACTGGTAAGCAGAGGATAGAAGAAGATTGTTCAACATAGTGGAAAAAGCATACCACGTGGAAGAAGTTTTGAACAAATGATCGAAGGCATAAACAGTTCCTATACATAGAGCTGTTTGGATTGGCAAAATCTTCGCATTCATCTCGCAAGCAGCAACAAACTGCACCCATGCTGTCTCCAATCAAtgtcaattactcaaaaaccttCCACATGTATCACTGGAAATCCTCCAACTCTCATGATTGAGGCAATAGGAACTTGGGAATAAGCAAAGGAAATTGATAGAGGACCTTCAGCATGCGGATAAAGAAGAAATGCAATTGGGCACCCTCTCTCTTCAGGGAATCCTGAATGAGTTGATGCCCTTCTTGACCAAGATCttaacaaaaaaaatttaaaaaaaagttgATGCTTGTCACCTGTAAAAGTAAAGAACAACTATTATATAAGGACTAGTATATAAATAGATGGATGGTCTACCTCGAATGAAACATAATTTTTGCAAAATTGCAATTTCGGAAGAATGAGAAAGGATGACTGGCATAGGTCCTCCCAGTATATGAAATAAAAGGGCTTTCAGATTAAATTCAACATATGAGCGTGCAAAACACCAGATCCTAGTTGGGATAATTTTTGCAAACTGCATCTTTGGGATAATCAAGCTACCTAGCACCCAACCAATTGCAAAAAACTTACTTTGAAAACACCAGATCCTATGGGGTAACTAAAGAAATGGACACTACAATTTTCAGGTATTACAGAGAAGGATTTTCTTTATCCCTAATCTTAAACTCTACTCGTGTGAACTTTGAATCCTACAAATGCTCAAACTGCCAGCTGCAGTAGATTGAGTCAACGTAAAGCTAGTTAATTTATGTTGAATCTCACAATATTGACTACATTGCCAAAATGAGCAAAAAATTGATTACTGAAAATTCATATTACAACTCCAACTAGTTTGTGATTGATATCCTAATTAAAAGCAAGTGATATTTCATAAAACAGCACTAAAAGTACAGCTAAACccaaaaaaaggaaggaaaatagTTGTTGTCATCCTAATTTCTTTAATGAGAAGCAAAGCAATCGTTCATACAACAGTGTTAAGCACACGGCAAAagggaaaat
Proteins encoded in this window:
- the LOC107770056 gene encoding E3 ubiquitin-protein ligase At3g02290; amino-acid sequence: MGAVCCCLRDECEDFANPNSSMYRNCLCLRSFVQNFFHVYTSLFHRGEQHAIPSSTQGTTSLSSTASLDNSLSDIYRSPPRPLPYDADPRYFRLQRDGLVSRREKGSSHSLEETEPLRRSDIDDDSEFLSTGSKWKESACEEGSKEYNSKSLKISTAKTTTEFTQICYSSEDEDVCPTCLEEYTEENPKIMTKCSHHFHLGCIYEWMERSDNCPVCGKVMLFDETP